The genomic window CAGCTTTCTTTTCGTGTGTTTCTTCCTTTTTTACAGCTTTTGGTACGACAAAAAGGTGGTCTTTCGCACCATTTTTTTGTAGGAACAGATTGTAATCATCTTCACTGAGAACATCGATTTGATCAGAATCTTCATCTATTTTAAAGAGAGGATGAAATAAATGGGAGGCGGAAtgcaaaatatgaatattaggtatgtacatacaatatgtatacatacatacatatactttttgGATATATTGGCGTATCATCGCGATTTAATTAACGACATTGATATATCAACGTGACCATTACTAAGCAATTGAATGGCTATATTAATTTGCAGCGGCGTAAAATTTCTACATCAATAATCATTTACACAAAACTGGTCAGCAAAACTATTCGTCTTATGACTCATAATGATCGACGAAGAGGATTTGTTTTCATACTGTGATAAGGCGTAATTATATTTCAGAACAATTATTACTCATAACTTAAAATTACCGCgtccgaaattttaatttttacagatTTAGGGCcacaaatgttttcaatttatcgaaaatggcgaaaattattgtaataaaattgacatgtacatacatacatacatccatatgtatgcAAAGTCCACCTCACTACATTGTTACGTTATTTGGTATACGagtacacgtacatacatacatacatgcatatccgTAATGGCTTTTGTACGTAtagaatacatacaaaatagaaaactttatacccgtatatgtgtgtatgtatgtatgtgtactttGGGGGGTTTACCTCAAAAACACTAAGGTACTTTTTGATATCTTACCAAGCCAGTAGATTCTTAGTTCACACTTTGGCAACTTCCTCTCCTCGAAAAGACGCGCGTAGAGTCCATTTATCAAACCCTCATAACTTAGCGGTGGATACCACATATAATAGTTCAGCTTATGATCCCCATCAGTAtatgtaattttaaaaaagttttgtgcGGGGTTGGATCGACGCTTctggtacatatgtatttgttttttctaataatctgAACTTCtgtgaaaataaacttttttctctgCTACGCGACACTTTCGTTCGTTTAGAGGTCCTTTGTTTTGGtttctataaaatatgtatgtatttatgtacttcACTTGTTTTCTAAACTTCGATATTCCTTTGGCCGATAAAATACGTGTTCTCTGGTCAATTCACTTTTATATTATGAGCACTGCGCAGTTCCTTTAATTCGAATTTATTTTGCGCACTTGTGCTCTGCCACCACCGGtcagattttttgtttatctGGTTTGCAGCATTGATTAAGTAATAAGATATAGCAGAGTCATAATCACTCAATTGTTTTGCAAACGGGCATATTTGTGCTGTCGGTCGAGTGAAACGCAGAGGAAGGGTACGTGACGAGCTGTAGAGCCGAGCAACAATGTCTTTGCTCGTATACGCAAAAGCAATGCGATAGCGCAAGTCCGTTGTCGATtcaaatgctgaaaacagtgaagcccGTAAACGCAATTCCGACCCAGCTGTTttgatcaaactaatgagaaccccatgtaaacgaaaagttccttccttccgtatcgtagtaccgtagattttatttcacgattattaaaaaaaatccgtaATTCCGAcgcagctgattgctctctcaccacacagtttTGCCAAGCAGTATATTTCGAAAACATATACAaagtaaacttagaaaaatgataatttttgttaaaatagcttaaaaatactgttgaaaaatgttatttataggtaaatgaactatttgcatttgttggtttttggctttggtttattaaacaatgaaaaattgtaactgataacgcggatgtgaaaaagtgtgtaagcaaaaatagcaatggcaacattgtgtagatacaaccaaacacatacacacacaaaccgatgcattgagtaaataattatgtaattaaaagaacgcagttgtagTTGTACACGGTAAGGACATGCGGTAAGGGATTCCGTGCggtcttcactgttttcagcaaaaGAACTTTGCCGTCATCAAGTCCATAttccaaatattgtatttacaaaaacaaaatacattcataggcgcagaagCGGTTGCATGCGCAGCACGATAGCCGCTTTGCCGCCAAGCATTCtgaaatgcatatacatatgtacatacatgtgtatgtacatatatattttctaaatgCCCGTCAGCCCTAGCGAATGGCGATTGTTTTAGCTTGTGTGCGTGAAGTGTGCCCAGAATCATGCAGTagtaatgtaataaaaaatagtttaaaaaaactaaaaaacacgcttttattgctaatcgaactaaaaagtagaaaataaattttaatgacaaagagacctataatgaagtaatagcaaatcgaacgatcagtcatagtcaactacctcagaacagaattataacaaaaattaagatacaaatagagtaattcaaattagagttaaaagcgtgggatgcttgatatagtaaatattacaatcgttctattggcaactacctatttacagagggttatgaaagtgaagcaaaatgcatcccacgcttttaactctaatttgaattactctatttgtatcttaatttttgttataattctgttctgaggtagttgactatgactgatcgttcgatttgctattacttcattataggtctctttgtcattaaaatttattttctactttttagttcgattagcaataaaagcgtgttttttagtttttttaaactattttttattttctactttttagttcgattagcaaaaaagcatgttttttagtttctttaaactattttttgtttattatgaatgaaaattattgttatcattgcagtcagtgaataaatgattcgatatattcgtgttatatttaattcctttcttatagACTGTGAGTcaaaagctatgcagttatcggccgtgataaagaagtaatcgggatgaagaacttatttcgtggagggagcttgagaaactgatttacaagaataaaaaaagatttttcattttacaaccaaattcaccttactttttgcccacaggtaaaaaacagaaaatattaatcctggcaatcccaataaggataatggaaaacttttatcaaattattgcattgtcatcgggccttgataggtgtgcaaaatttcaagtcgatcagataattagaagccagtgaaaattaagctcaaagattccgttacatacatacatacatacatacatacatacatgcatgcatacatacatacatacatacatacatacatacatacaacccgacctaataaaagtgtgttaaaaaaaaactacagttAGCTCAGAACAAGGTTGCGTCTTAAACATTTCGTactatgaaaaatttcaaatctatTCCCTTTTGTTCTCTCATAGAAGATAAATACTTAATTCAGATATATCTTCACGTATTGGAGtatccaattaataaaaaatgcacgAAAAATGATTTGTAGATGAAAGGtgagaaatttactttgaaacaagACTGCTATTTTTTTTCTGCAGTGTACAGTGCCGCTCAACTGAATAGGTTTGACTTCTTTTTTAAGCTTAGAACATAATAGCTTCATAACGAGCACTCGGatttaaaccaaataaattttgttaagtgAAACGATgaattatttatacaatatattttttttattattatatttttttttttattatattttcaaaaacatagctTAAAATCTACATTATTGGCTCAATTAAATAGGTTTGAccaacaaaactataaaaaaaaattattcacagcAATATTTCATGGCACTTGGtaacttaaggggggagcctggtttatgaagTCTAAatattgcatctctttgcgattttttttttaaggaaaaaattaatttagcacttaaaagttttttctatctttaaatgaacatttaaaaagtatgaaaaatttttgtactggttaaaataagttgaaaaaaatgtttaacatagaaattagtagagcgctgcagcgctggagtttccaactggcgtacaagaaacagctcgtaattattatctaaagcaaaaaattcaaacggatttctaattatcatgatttttattctagatgaactaagaaaactgagagaaactccaaaatttcaactttttggaggttttaaagaaaaaaatgcctttctataaaaaacaaattcacttcaacttggtataaaaatcttgaaaatttttttttatctattttgttagttcaaatagaagagaatttaatactgaagggaacaagctatgaataatttcaaaaggttcattagtttttcttcattaatgtacgccaattcaaagaaatcataaaaatgaaaagtcgagaaaagaagataaagtttgtactatagctgtgcGGTCACaacgtaactacctaacgctcgcctacctttggctttgtatctacggaaatattgagaattaggctcttgaactttgtgtgaatattctgaaatatattaggaatcgcttaaaacgaaaaaaaaaactagggtctgtcagactcacgcacggtagaagtgaaacttctaagttggttgttccatgcatgggagccccggtttagatctctcccccctctctcgtgttaaattcaggttttcatattgttttttctatatcactccacataaatttgtactatttatttttgtccttattagcttcaaatttgacacttgggtgcagtgttgcacttgacgctgacatttctttgcacttccaatggtattttttgcctacttttggcgcgttaatcaatttgctttgatcaccgaaacggttgaaatgtcattttacaaccttctacttgaactatcgtcactcgtttggcaaacgcactcattgtatcgcttcgtctcctccatacctaccatctatttacttcacagcagtttcttattgctttcccgcttacacacattcaatcggcgctttatctgatactcacacacagcactcatttgcacgggctatggctatctataatacccgttgtcggttgtcgattgtcggttgcctgcatgtcgccagtctacttcaatgcttacttgtgtgctatatacatttcagaataggcgagagtgggaaggagcagctgctccttggccccgcccatttgacggatttcggtaacgctccgaacttaccgttccACTCGCCtgttttcaatctgccttggggcccccgacgcgcctaaagaagtttcacttcaaaaattgattttttcgaCCTCCCCTGGCTCCCCAGGCTCCCCCTTAAATAATAAGAGACactatttctgcattatttaatatttggtatgaCCACCCTTAGtcttaattatttcaaatatttgagtTGATaaggaatcgtaatatttttcaatttcactcaGTGAAATAGTTGACCAGGTTTATTTAATCGCTTCAACCAGGGTCGCCGAGTCTTGAAATTGTCTTCCCCCTTCATACACTCTCCTGGATAAAAGTCCCCAAATGTTCtcgataatatttatgtatggggAGTATGACAGCCACTCGAGCAAGTTGACATTCTGGTCCTTAATCCACTGTTTTGTAACCCGGGCTGTATGGATGGGGGCGTTGTCTTGTTGGTACGTCCATTGAATAGGTccaaaaatttcggaaaactgTGGAAAAACTTTTGGAGCACAGTCTTGTAGACATTTACATTAATCTTTGATGAAACAAACTGAAGCTCGCAAGTTTCATAAAACAATATggctccccaaaccattacgccTCCTGTATAGGAGTGATGACGACTCAAAAAGCATTCCTCTTTTTGAATATCGTGAAAATAATAGTTGTAGCCATCCGGTCTGTCgagattgaactttttttcgtcgGAGAAGACCACAGCCTTCCACTCCTTGTTCCATGTCATGTGATCCCGCACAAATCGAAGTCGCGCTTCGTTCCGTGCATCATTGAGAGGaggtttttttttgaagtgaaaacttctttagaatcgttgggagtgatttgagactcgatgaaacgaaaaagcgacactcttggctacgaagcgttatatgttgatatacgtatatgtgtgtggctgcgtactgctgagccacgctagtatagtgagtattgtagtatgtatactacactgcctattacttgctttggtgttcagttcaagcgtcatatgtatgtatgtttgtatgtatgctagtacgtatgtgagcgcgcctgcgtattacggagccacggtgagcgagaaggcattatgtatacctatactactctacctaatacttgcttagaccaagcatCCTacgaatatttgtatgtatgttagtacgtctgtgtaatatacgcgttacgacgcacataaagcaaccgcgtgtgctgtattgcgtccgtatttttatattcgtaaatattttcattttcaaatatttaccgcaattatgccgaaaaataatgcagaaaagtgtcatgaatatcgacagaaaaaaaaaatcaataaatagtatcacggaattcattcacgaaaatttaataaagtatacaccagaagtatcgcggatactgagaaaagattacgataaagttccaatgattttaagtggcgattttaacgtaaattttgcattggacacagcggttcctttaattgagtttctcaatacaacattcaatttaaaaacgtgtagcaatcgcactgaatcgacaacacgatcaaaaacaacaattgacgcggtatttcaaagatatgttgacaacatcgaaaccaaagcatttgtatcatattttagctatcataggccactcgtatcatttgttgaaattgaaaacattgaggatgaataacaataaaatgaagaaaataaaatatgaactttatagcaatattataatgaacctataattatcccgctcctaatgctgctttcgtctcattctctctcagtttgttttacggaaggtttcacttctatcgcgtctaaccgttagactggtatttttttatttttaatctcttTAAGTGTTTAGCACTCCGAATAACTCGTTTTACCCTTGCCAAACTAAGCATTCGAAGCAGTTCGAAGAATTAGTCGCCTTTCTGATGCCgttttagcat from Anastrepha ludens isolate Willacy chromosome 5, idAnaLude1.1, whole genome shotgun sequence includes these protein-coding regions:
- the LOC128864947 gene encoding protein ref(2)P-like produces the protein MYQKRRSNPAQNFFKITYTDGDHKLNYYMWYPPLSYEGLINGLYARLFEERKLPKCELRIYWLDEDSDQIDVLSEDDYNLFLQKNGAKDHLFVVPKAVKKEETHEKKAEHADVSSEQPKTNGQPTAKQ